GCCAACGCAGTACCGCTGCGCGTCGGAATCGCTGCTGCGGCGGTTCCGCAAGGAGGGTGCGCTGCCGACGCTCCACCCACTGATCGACCTGTGCAACGCGACCTCGCTGGCGTTCGCCATCCCGGTGGCAGTCTTCGATATCTCAGCCATTGACGACCACATTGAGGTGCGTCACGCGACCGGCGACGAGCGCTATCAGTCCTTCTCTGGCGAGATCGAGCAGCCTGATCCGGGCGAAGTCATCTTCGCCGACGCGAGCGACAACGTGCACGCCCGCCGCTGGACCCATCGGCAAAGCGGCTCGTCAGCCGTGAGCGCAACGACAGCGCACGTCCTGATCGTCACGGAAGCGATGCACGACACCGCCGCAGCCGACATCGAGGCGTTGCT
The sequence above is a segment of the Thermomicrobiales bacterium genome. Coding sequences within it:
- a CDS encoding phenylalanine--tRNA ligase beta subunit-related protein, translated to PTQYRCASESLLRRFRKEGALPTLHPLIDLCNATSLAFAIPVAVFDISAIDDHIEVRHATGDERYQSFSGEIEQPDPGEVIFADASDNVHARRWTHRQSGSSAVSATTAHVLIVTEAMHDTAAADIEALLASLSSNIGAAWQTESRTAIPTASKPRVAF